The nucleotide window GTGTGACTCGTCCCGTGACTGTGCATATGTGCTGATGACCTGTCATGCGTCATGCTAATGACTTTCCATGCTTTCtcataactttaatttttccaTGCTTTCTCATAACTTTAATATGATATGTAGTTGAGTTGTCATAGGCATTATATTCAGAATTAGAAGAATTTGAACCTTCCATACTCAGGCATATGCTGTTGTTGCAAATGGGTAGGAAAATCTgacatttctttcttctccttttcttaGTTGGAGCTACTCGTGCTGCTGTTGATGCAGGATATGTTCCCAATGACCTTCAGGTAACGTTGATAATGGTtctttccaactttgaagaatGTATTGACTTCTATGTATGTATGCCTGCTGTCTTCAGCATTTTCAATACACCATAAGCTGGAACTTCACTCATGCCCCTCCCACATCAAGTGTTTCATTTGTAGCCTATTCTTCATGGTCTTGAAACTgtcaaaattaatttgtttactAGTTGACATTATGCAACACAAAAATAGAAACATGCTTCAGCTACACATCCCAGCTAGAAGGCTCGCAGTGCAGATGCCACATTTGAAGTACTTTTTCTAGTACAcgtacttttttctttttaataactGGCAAGACATATTTTGGACTTGAATGCTCACATTATTCGCCATATCTCTTCCTACatcttaaataatataaattggTGTCATGAATCTTAACCATTTGCACTATCTTGAGGATATGAAATGCATTGGGTAAATGTTTATGATGGCTCACAAAGGGTGCATATTATAATTAGTCCTAAGttctgattttcaatttttttttggttctccGGGTCTTAGAAATGTGGTTACTTTGTGTATTAGGTTGGCCAAACTGGAAAGATAGTTGCCCCAGAGTTGTACATGGCTTTTGGTGTTTCTGGAGCCATTCAACACTTAGCAGGCATGAGAGATTCCAAGGTCATTGTTGCTGTGAACAAAGATGCAGAGGCCCCCATATTCCAGGTGATGGCTTAAACTCTCTCTCATAATTGTCAAGGTTAATGGTAGTTAGTACAGTTGGCCTCTCAGATCAGAAGGTTATGATACAAGATGCATTCTTTTCAAAGTCTGCCGAATTCAGTCCTTGCTGAAAGAGCCTAAAGGCGAAGTACTTTTTTGCTTCATCAGATGCcaaaaagggaaggaaaaaaaaaacaagaacttAGTTTCTTAAAATGTGGACCATATAATGTATTTGGTTTAAGGATTTTTCATTCTGCAAAACTTGTTCTGTATGTAGTTGTCAAGCATTTTTGGAAAGATATGGCATAAATGGATTTACATGCTGCTATTTTTTGCCATTCTAATAATAAACTCTTTGATGTACATTACAGGTTGCTGACTATGGACTTGTAGGCGATATTTTTGAAGTGATACCAGAGTTGCTAGAGAAGCTTCCTGAGAATAAATAAGTCATAACCTGAACAGTTTACACATCCAAAAATGTGCTGCAAGATAGCTGAACATCTTTGTACATCAGAAATTCCATATTTAATAATAGTAACAATATCAGAACCTGGTATTGGAATTTTAATAATACCATCATAATTCTTCTGGTGAATATGCCTTCCCTGAAATAAAATCGTGAAGAAATTGTGTTATATCGAACTTGTGGATTAAATTTACTCTGCATCCGTTTTGCAACGATTTCCATTTGGCGACCCTTATAACACTATTCTAACATTGGGGGCATCCCAATTGTATTGAGCAACATTATCCTCTCTTCCTCGCATTCATGATTCTGTATTTTTTAAGAGCCACGATGTCTTTATATTTTAGGAGTTGGATAGAGAGCCGTTGTGTAGCCAGAGAAGTTTATTCCCACTAGTCAAATGGTAAATAAATTTCGCGTTCTAATTCTCAGAATCTGTgtatgatgaagaagaaaaaagatcttTGGTAATCCATTTTGTATAAATATCTTTTTTGGTGACATTAGCATAAACAAGCGCATCTGGTGTAGTGGTATCATAGTACCCTCCCACGGTACTGACCAGGGTTCGATTCCCTGGATGCGCaaatctgtttttctttttatatttcgttaaaataaaataaaactaattgCAGAATCCAAATTAGGCAACATGCCATTTACATGAGGGACATGCGCTTTTGtggttgttgttgagaaaagatggttttttttttttttttccccaaggAGAAAAGATGGTATTAAATTCATGGGAAATATTACATGTTAAGAATTAGCATGTTAATGATGGCTTTGTTAAATAATTACaagttgaaaataattagctgtAAAGTAAAGCAGCTTCATGTTTGATAAATAATTGTTTTAAAATGTTGTTAGGTACAAAAAGTAGTGTCAAAAccatttggtaaattttaatataaaattgttgtaactgtgaataatgactCAAAGATACATGATGTTGAAAGTATTATGCGCTAATtatgtggtggtagtggatGTGGTGAAAAAGATGGAGGTGAAGATGGTGaaagaggtggtggtggaggtggtggttgtggaggtggaggtggtgaagGTGATGGTGGACgtggaggtggtggagatggaggaggaggaggtagtggttgtgatggtggtggtggcggcggAGAAGGatgtggtggtgatggtggtggtggaggaggatGTGGTGGCGGTGGTCGTGGAGTTGGTAGAGTTGgatgtggaggtggaggtggaggtggtgtcacttttaaaaatgaatgatggtattttgaaaatttaaaaaattcattgaaGACTGatctctgcttcttttgaaagcaaCTTTGAAAAGCAACCCAAAGCTTGCTTTTAAAAGTTGTTGTCAAAAGGCcactgcttttaaaataatcgatatattttatttttatcaaatacCTTAATTTGCTTAATTTTAAAGTGAAGCAGgtttttggtcaaaaaaaACAATCTCAAATGTAGCCTTAAAACCTTCtcgaagaaaataaaatcctagtgTAGGAAAGAGTACCGCTTATTCTTAACTAAACATAAGCAATAAAATCCTGGGGTAGAAAATAAGATCCTCGGCTCCCCGTTTTATCAGTTTTGGAGAATTCTCATACCTGTCTTCGTCGGGGGGCTATCCCTTATCCCCACCTCgaatccttaatttttttgtataaaaatattaatcctcacattaaattatcattcaatacattttatttaaatataaaaatcaatATGCAAAATAAGAGTTTCAAAACATGAATCCATTTCGACAATTTATGCTTTGGCAATAGAGGAACTATATGCGAACTCCAAGAAACCTTTATCATTCTTTGACGTTCTAAAATCTAACTAAATATATGATTTCACTCCCTTCACTCTcaaatagttttattttatgtttggaaGACTATAATAATTATCATATCCTATAGTAATTGATCCATAGCAGAGAAGAAAGTATTTTTCCAATCTCAACTCCTTCAACAAAAAAGCCCAACCAATTTCCAGAAGGATGCTTCCATTGAGCCGATTTTCACTCAAATTGACAATGCCCATGGCTTTCAACTCTCCAATAGTCACAGGATAGGATCAACAATGAGGAGGATGAGGATAAAAAAAAGTGGGAGGGTCAGTGCTATGAAAAGAGAGAGCTATGGGGGAGATTTTTATGGGCTAGGataacaaaatattatattatattatatatttattaatttaaaaagaaacatataattaTTGGGCTGGGTTCGGGGATGGGAATGTCAATACCATCCCCGGCCTATACCCGTcatggatttttaaaattcaggGATCTCTGTATCCGATTTTTGTTTGGCCCCGAAATCTCCCCCCGTTAGGGCCGAGGACCCGAACGGGTATTTCTGTCATCCCTAACTACAAAATCCTTAAAATACATCCCATCACTACGTTGTACTGTCACAAAAATCCTCTTATGATCTAGGGAAAGCATCATAGTTCTTAGTATAGAGTCAAAACCATATTGTGGGTATCAGAATAGATCCAACCAAACATAAACTGCAAAACTGTTGAAACACATCCCATCACTACGCATGTATTGTCAAAGAAAGCCTCCTATGATATAAAGAAAGCATCATAGTTCTTCGTACATATGCAAAAACGTATTATGGGCATCAAAACAGATCTAGCCAAACACCAATCGCCACCTCCAATTTTCTTGATCAAGAACCCCAGCGGACAAGCAGGGGAGACCAAGATTGGCCTCTTAGCCTAAAGAAATTTCCGAAGAAAGATCTATATAGTAGGAATGTTCATTGGTTGCTAAGCCCACGAATGTTTTGGGGACCCCTCGAGGCTAGTCTCCTCCGCCTTGTCAACAAAGTCCTCGACACAAAAATATGCTTACCAGAAAAAGCCATGCCACTAACAATCAAATGCCCAACACTAGTTTCCGCATGCTTCCGATTCCCGCATGATGCGGCATACTTGGCACCCCTTGAGCCGAAGAGGCGGTTGTCACTTGCCTTGTCAGTGATTCCAAATTAAGGACTCTTTTCTAATCTCGCCAATCCAAGTATACTGTCATGCTCGGGACAACGTGGAGATCATTTTAGATAGAAAATCAGTTACTAAACTAGGGGCCCTGTGAGACCCTGAATATTTTGAGATGCTTAGAAAATAGTTCATAATTTTCAAagaattttatgaaaatttggGAGTTGATttggattaatttggattaaTTTAGTTTGTGGTTTATTAGAAGTGAACAAGCTGTGGAAAGTTACCGTGTGGTGTTAATGGCTCATGATACCATGATAAAATTCATACTGAGAAGGAAAAAGGTCTGTAGGTGTTGAGAAAAGCAATGTCTATAACTCTATTAATATTGATAATGGGTTACAATCAATGTAGCAGACAATGAAAGACTGCGGCTCTTCACATTTACAATTGAGGTAAAAggtgtgtatatatacacaagAGACTATACAGAAAACCCTAGGGCAAGGACCCCTGAGGATGACTCAGCAGATAAGAACAAGGAATATGCTTGTCCTTGTGCTGAATATGCCTATGTGACCGTTGGAGCATAGTAGCTGTCATAGCATGGGTGTGTTAAccattttctggtttttgctGGGTGTGATGATCATTTTGATCAACCATAGAGTTATGGCTAATATCCCCCCGCAAGCTCAACTGCGGGTTTGGAGCAGTGAGCTTGGTTATGGGACCCCGATAAATTTCTAATGAATATTCAAAATTGATCCACTCAAAGAGTGACATGTGGCAGCTGCCGGTTGGATGCTTGAAatagagtaaaaaaaaaatcttagaGAATTGCTGGATAAAAAGCCCAAAGTCAGCTGggacttctttcttctttcttcttctccttcgaTACGTACAGGTTCAAACGAAAGAAATTGTCTTCAACATCTTCagaaaatcatatctttagtTATAGTGCTTTGATACGTATATTTTGGGTGCTGTTATTCAGGTTTTTAAATTCGttcaatttggggtttttcAGTTTGTAACGTTCAATCCAATGGTTTAAGTTGTTATTTAGGTTGTTTGTTTTAAGTGGAAGCTTATATGAGGATTGAAAATGAATTCAGAGAAAGTGAGATATAGATTTAGGTTGGTTTGATTGCTGGAATATTGTACAGAGTTCATGTTCATGAGATTTTgtggttttttgttatgtgcTTGGGACATGGCTCGTGGGATTAGGCGATTGGGTGCAGGGAGTTGGTACAGGGAAGCTGTCCCACGGCGCCATCACTATGGAAGTGGATTAATTTGACTCCTACAACTACTCAACAACTAAAATCTAGGACATGCAAACTCTTAAAATTATGCAGCAACTAATAAACATGTAACCACTTCCATCAACTCATGAATGGACCCACTTTGGAGAGAGCATGTGACAATTTTGGAGTTTGATGCATAACTTGAGTGATTTGGATAAATTATATGAGGTTTAATTGTGTAAATGGTATTGAGATGGAgattggaagaagaaacttTGGAATTTGGCCTGGGAAATAACTGGATTAGCAGCAGGGACCTGTGTGCAAATTATTATGCAATTTTTGGGAGCAGTTTTGTCCTTTGTCAAACGTTAAGGGACCAAAGTGTAATTATTGAACGTTCAGGGACAGATTTGTCATTTTAGTAAAATGAAGGCCTCTAATGAAATTGGAGTAGAGTTAAGGGGGAATATAAGGAACCCTAGTTATAAAGAAATTGGATAGCATTTAATTACTACTTACGGGATAAATGGTAACACTTTTTATTGTTAGAATAGGGACTCCAGTTACCGTGAGACTTGTATTTCATCGTGGTGTTGGAGAGGCATGTCTTACTCTTAGCATGGAATCTAGGTAGGGAGCTTCTCGGGGGAACCTTTATGGaggtttatttaattaaatttcgtgaatattatataattgTATGATAAATGATGAAATTCTTGATATTAATTGGTTGATACACTTGAGATGGTTTGAGGATGTAATATTGTTTCTCTTAATGTTTATGAACTCTTGGTCTTggatataaatttaattttggaaTATGAATATTGATGATCAGTGATTATAATTTGGTTTAGATGCATTTGAAATGTGATTGGTGAAAGAGGgaattatttgagaaattatTCATGTGAGTGGTGATTATTGGAATTCTTGGGTTGATTAAGTAATTATGGAAGAGAGTATTGGAAAGTTTCTTTTGGGTAGTTGAGTCTAACTCTTGGTAGGTACCAAGTTCTAGGGATCTCACAGTGCACATGATTTTTATTGGGTGTTTCGAGACTGGCAATAGGGAGTTAAGCAAGATGACTAACAAAAGGGGAATTATGGAATGATTGAGATGAGTGTTAGTTCATATAAATGGGCATTCGAGATCAAGTGGTATAAGAATGGTATGAGACGTGCAAAGTATGTTTATTcagttatatgaattaataGGAATATACGAGAAGTTTGCATTGCACTCATGCATTACTATTGTTAATTTGGTACGTGACTACATGATGCCATGACACTTAATTAGTGTTATCAATCTACTGTAATAAGGTTTTATGTCCCTACTGAGCTATTGATGCTCACAcctcaaaatattttttgataGGTTTGTGAGTTGAGATAACTTATAGCCTAAGAGGAAGCAGATCTTGTTTAGGTAtatatttgtagatattctTTGGGAAGGTTGACCTTTtagtcttcttttatttattttactttattatCATGCACTGAGTTCAAGATTAGGTCCATGCGCCGCCGACAGTGGCAATGGTTTGGGATAGGTTTTTGGTGATAGAAAAACTCAACATCGCTAGGAAAGACTTATACCAAAAGTTGAAGCACAATTAGGGGAACAATCTTTACTTTGGACCCCGGCCAAAAAGTGGCATGATTAGCCTGAAAACGGCCAAACCAGTGAAAGTTTTGTGACCAAGATTTCTTGATCGGGCCGGGTCAGGTTTTCAAGGGAAAGTGCTAAGGAGGAAGAAGGCTACCTTTTGCAATGAATATCGCGGCCTAGGTTGGCGGGGAAGATTTTCCGACCTGTGGCCTGCCTTACGGCGACTGGGCGAAGTCGAAATCTCGTTAGGAAAACAAGGAGGCATTgtgcttctcttttttttttggtgagagagaggagagaaaatcGGGGAGAGcgaagagtgaagagaaagtgaggagagagaaactgTCATGAGTTTAAATAATTcaacttttttcaaaacttaTGGTTGTGGCACTGCACTTTAGTTGACTGTAAATTCTTTGTTTTAACTCTAGCTCAATGTGTggtacgtgtctatgaactcgtgaGAGCAAGCACTATGTATACGTAGTTGAACgaataaaattccaaaaaccaGTTCCGAACAAAAAGTGAACCCTAAACCACTTAAAAAAATCCTAAGGACAAAACCGTCCAATTatgttaaaatttcaaaaattaaaattaaaattgaaatcggGACAGGATGTTACACACATCATTCTACCTAAGTTGAATGAATTCGTAAAACttaaaaacacatattaaccGTTAATGCCTCACCTTGTGGGAGTCACTAGACTAGGTGTTTAAGTGTCACACAATAATTTTTCGTGATTGTGGGTTTGTGGGAAGGCAAATTAACGAGGATTCTTCTATTGAGCTAGAACATATAGGCTTTGAATCCATGAAGGTTACGTGCAAAGAATTAAGAAGACATTGCAtggaatttttcttcttctagtgCTACAAAAAGCTTATAAGAGGCTTTGAAAAGATTTACTACTCTCTTGACCTTAAGCCGGAAATTTGGAAAGCATAGTTGATAGTTGTGGTGGGTTGTAAAGAAGAGAAGATCTCAATCGAGTAGGTAGAGAATGTCAACCTATTTTCCTCATATAATTCATGCGCGgcgactttgttttcattttattttattgtgaatcaatgagaaaaagcaaactgcaaaagaataaaaatttatataacaacaatatcaaattccTCGTGCGTTGACAAAAACAACTTCAAAACAAATTTGTTTAACATTTCAACGAACAGAAGAAAAatccatttaatttttttaaaattaggacttttttttgtcaaaaaaaattaggaaattaGGTTGCTGAAGAAAAATGCTTGGTTGTAGGTAGATGAtactataattatttaattgttcCTTGATGATATTTATCCAATATTCAGTATGGTGGACAACTGGTTTTGTTCTGTTCTTACTGAAAATAATGATTCATAAAGTATGTCCCTTCCTCCATAGCATATGATAAAAGCGATCgatcataatatatatatatatacaccatCAATCAAGTATCATTTtagttttgagagagagagagagagagagagagagagatgtatgTATATTCACTGCGATGCAGTACAGGTAAATGGATATGGATGATGACATTGACAAGAATTAATAAATCATCCAAAATAGTTTGCTACCACAGAGAAAGGAACTAAGCAAAGTCCTCTTTTCTTCAGGTCTGTGCAGTCACTTTCCCTCCCAATAAAGCCCAATTCATTTCTCTCATCTACTACCAGCCCAGAAGTACTTCCTTTCTCCTAtaacaacaaaatttcaacACACAATCAGGTGCagatataaattaataacGCATTGtttccaacaacaacaaaaacagaagaaataaaagacaatgaaaaaaaagaagaatggtAATAATTAATTGCTGTTTTACCGTATAAGATATGTCTGTGTTATTGTTTTGCTGTGTTAGTCTCACATCTGACTGGTTTAGATTAAAAACCTATTGACAAgagcaaaatgaaaattaattaaatctttAAAAGGctgaatataaattaaaattttcttttggtaagCATAAATTAAACATTTGACTTGAAATTAACAAGATTTAAAAAGCATTAgaccaacaaaaaagaagaagaattaatTAGGAATTAGGATCCTCACCTTGGGACTATTTACCGGAGAGCTAGCCGTATCCTCCAAAGCATCATCAAGCAAATCTTCTTTCGTTTTTCTCCTTTCGAATTCGAAACTCGATCTATTATCGAACCCTAAAACTTCTCCATTAATAGCACTCAACTTTCTGGTAACCGCAGAAGCAGCATCGGAGATTGTGGAAGAGTTTTCATAACCATGTGAGGAGGAACTGCGTTCATCATCATCCCCATCATCATTATTGCTTGTCAAGAAATCTTCCAAGTACATAGTCCAACTACTCTCCTCAGGGGACTCATGAGAAGTGGCTCTTGTATTTTCAGAAGACACAGATTTTCTCATCATAGAGTTCATAGAGTGATGATCTTCCATCTGTGTAGTAGGGTTTTGAatcaagaagatgatgatgaaaataggaaaatatataCAGCAAGTAGTGTTGGGGAATTCAAGAAAACAAGTCTTGAGAAGAGTAGCTATATATAGTAGAGTAAGTAGAGAACAAAGGGAAATTATATATAGCCTTGGAATCTTGATGTAGGGACCACATGATAAGAGGGAGTAGGAGAAAAATTTGGCTGCAGCAACTGCCTCTGAGAGAGAGGGTTTGACCTTTGTGGTGTAAGGTTAGATATACACCAGCAGAGATTTGCCAAATTTTTCTAGGGTGGACTTACCTTTCCACTAAATTTGTGTTGAATGAGTCACTTAAATTATATGTAGTCACAGAAGACTTTGGACTAGTTCTTTACTCATTTTATTATATCTCAGCAGAGCAGGAGAAGTTATTTGTATATTTAAACAGTTTGATAAACTGCAGTAGTTATCTAATCATTCTCTTCCCACAGAAGATATGCCCCACCATCAACAATTTTAATAATGATTTGAAGATGACATTCCATGAAAGCGGGATTAGTGTCGACAATAAGCCCATATATCGCATTGTATTTCTTAATTATGCTATtagcaaattgaaaatattgacaaaatatttatctttatttaagtTATTTTAGGATTGTCTGGACTGTTTGTTATGGAAATAATGAGAAAATATCGACAATATATCGAGACGACATCGCTATGATGAGACTATTTGTAAAGTATtactatttgaaaattttactgTGATAATAATGGTATTGGAGAATacttcataaaagaaaaactaaaattattaaaacttCCAGAGCCTTTGATATTAATATAATTGCATCGGATCATTGTCGCCTCATCAGGTGGGTAGCTTGATGCCAAGACATAATTAACAACTTTGCAGGCTGCCCAATATCTCacgagaagagaagagaacaaTGTATTTGGCCACCATGTTaggatttgaaattgtttctaTATAGATCATCCGTTGAAAACTTgaaagcatatatatacacacctCCCATCAATGGATAGAATAGAATGATGAATTCGATTGACTTAAAAGAAACAacttaattatattaaaataaatgttCAAAATTGTTAATGGCTTTGGCCTTTCTTGCTGATTGTCAATACTTTGTTTAAGGCTTGATCTGTTCTCGGCCTCGTTTTGCTATGTGACTGCTCATATAAAGTCcaataaaaaagtgaaaaaattagGTGAAGTGATCGTGATTATAGTTGAAATAAGATTGCAACTCACACTCCCATTGTGGCCGTTTGCCCTTGAAATATTGAGATATATACCTTAAGAAATTCactaatcaatttaaaagaTCCAGCTATTTCCAAGAAAATCCTTTCATTCAAAGCACATGATGGCTCTCCAAAATTGTCTCCACCATGGGAGAAACCTTTGCCTAGGATAGTGAGTGGTGATCGATATGTCACCGCCTGACCTAGACTTTAGTAGTCCTTGTGTATGAAAACATTTAAACTGTCATTTGGTGATCTTCTGATCTATAATTAATCCCATGTCTTTTAGCAACTTTTTGCCTAAACTataagagcatttccagcaggAGGGGCTAACCTGAGCAAGAGGCCCCCTAGGCCTCCAATCCCATTTCCAGAGGCCAAGGGTTGCCAGGGCAAGCGCTGGACTCCACCAGTCTGTGCAAGGCCTAAAACAAGACTTGTTTAGGCTGCTGCCTGAACAAGATAACTTAATGCTGACATCATTGTGACGTCAGCTGTCACTGATAAGTAAATCGATCATTTTCCACTAACGACCCTTTGGCATGTCTTAGCCACTTTAATTTAAGCACTCataatctctctctccaattttATATTACATTGCATAAGCGAAACCATTTCTTAATGGTTGGTTAACCTATAATTATTGACTTTGCATCATTCTTATGACATTTTTTAGTTGAAGATTTTATGTAGATTTCTttcaataaagaaaacaatgtACTCTATTATATCTCTCAATCATCCCCCCATTAAAAGGGCTTAAACCTACCCTCTTCTCCTATTAGTTGATGGGTACCAATCAATTAATCCATAAGGGAATCTAATTAAGGCAGCACATTCGCTCTACATGTGCCATCAATCTATGAAGGCATTAAATAGATTAATAAAgcatgatatatataattaaccaAAATTTGGGTGGTTCTTAGAGGCCCCCCCGTGAGAGGACAACAAATTTCCATATTAGTTTAACTTGGACAATTTGAGGAGGTGACGGGTCTTTTTCCAATGACACGGAGAAGTGATGAATATTTGAGGGCACTACTTGGTGGGTCCCAACAAACACATGATTCCTTGAGAAACTGTTCCTAAATTTAGGTCAAATGCTTTGTGTGTTCGTTTTCAAAGATGTAATCTAATCATGGATTCTTTTGTCATAGTTAGAGGAATGGTTCTTTCAGGGTTCGATTGTCATTGCAATATACTTGGCTATTaaaaaagcatatatatatgaatgaaaTGGCACATGGGCATTCATGCACGTGTGCCCTACCAGTTGCTTTGCACATGCCACCACATGCATGTTTGGCTTGGCCACGCAGACAAAATGAGTCACCGAACCAAACTTTATATTATGTTTGTTTGTTCCAGGTTCATCTCTAGAAAAAGGATATTTTCAGAAGTaaaaaacaagagaagaagCTGAAATTTTGGATTTAATCTGTTTCAGGTTACGTGAGGAGTAAAACTGAGTTATTACACTGATACTCTTTTATGacattttcacaaaatttgagattttgaaaattatactaacattcaaaaatttctttaaataacaaaattaacctcaatcGACTACCTCAAGGTGTATTTATCATCTGAAGACTTACCATTACCATTATAGGTGAGTCGTGTAAATATATGTTGGTCGTATAATTGTGTTAATTTTATGAAAAGACAGGAATGATGCGTCTCTAGCATATGAACATGGTTGATCACATGCTTGTCCCAGCAGTGGCAGTGGCAGGGAGTGGTTAATTTATTGGATGCCCTTCAAGTTGAACCAAATGTTGGCTTTTCTGTACTGCAAAACCAAATGTCTGATAATTTCATATGTTCCCtgtaataaatat belongs to Prunus persica cultivar Lovell chromosome G4, Prunus_persica_NCBIv2, whole genome shotgun sequence and includes:
- the LOC18778287 gene encoding uncharacterized protein LOC18778287 isoform X1, encoding MEDHHSMNSMMRKSVSSENTRATSHESPEESSWTMYLEDFLTSNNDDGDDDERSSSSHGYENSSTISDAASAVTRKLSAINGEVLGFDNRSSFEFERRKTKEDLLDDALEDTASSPVNSPKVFNLNQSDVRLTQQNNNTDISYTEKGSTSGLVVDERNELGFIGRESDCTDLKKRGLCLVPFSVVANYFG
- the LOC18778287 gene encoding uncharacterized protein LOC18778287 isoform X2; the protein is MEDHHSMNSMMRKSVSSENTRATSHESPEESSWTMYLEDFLTSNNDDGDDDERSSSSHGYENSSTISDAASAVTRKLSAINGEVLGFDNRSSFEFERRKTKEDLLDDALEDTASSPVNSPKEKGSTSGLVVDERNELGFIGRESDCTDLKKRGLCLVPFSVVANYFG